A genome region from Bradyrhizobium commune includes the following:
- a CDS encoding nitrate reductase produces MTAIDPNLRTTKTTCPYCGVGCGVLATPDGKGGAAIAGDPDHPANFGRLCSKGSALGETVGLESRLLYPMIRCKGVLERVAWSDALDHVAHRMQHIVARDGANAVAFYLSGQLLTEDYYVANKLMKGFVGTANVDTNSRLCMSSSVAGHRRAFGADTVPGCYQDLDQADLLVFVGSNAAWCHPVLFQRMLKNRQERGARMIVIDPRRTDTAGDVDLFLGLKPGTDTALFAGLFVHLADSGALDQDYIAGNTSGFEDALARARNIAGSVTATALATGLTEQDVAAFFKMFRDTERVVTLYSQGVNQSAQGTDKVNAILNCHLATGRIGKPGASPFSLTGQPNAMGGREVGGLANQLAAHMNFTPPDIDRVRRFWKAPRIATHEGLKAVQLFEAINRGEVKALWVMGTNPAVSLPDADFVRAALKKLELFVVSENVLSNDTVEAGPHVLLPALAWGEKSGTVTNSERRISRQRSFLPAPGEARPDWWILSETAKRLGFGDSFNYKSAADIFREHAALSAFENNGSRDFDIGALTALSDEAFDALKPVQWPAREGQAPGERFFASGGFFTNDGKGRFVAPEVPALRSEIGPSRPLRLNTGRIRDQWHTMTRTGLSQQLGAHLPEPFVEIHPDDANKYNIAHGGFARITTDYGQCILKVVVSDRQQRGTLFAPIHWSAMNASHGRVGALVAPFTDPFSGQPESKATPAAIAPYEYVFRGFALSRKQLDLPPNLMWTRVTVSGGFGYLFADNADLSRWPAWLESVAGEDVAEYRDFGGGVFRAASFAGDRIETCLFVGPAHDAGDWEVVKGLFVADHVTDDQRRMLLSGKPSEGATSTGPVVCACFGVGRGTICDTIAAGARTAAEIGAKLKAGTNCGSCIPELKRLIATTEVAPAKQAKVAGAAG; encoded by the coding sequence ATGACGGCGATCGACCCAAACCTTCGCACCACCAAGACGACCTGCCCCTATTGCGGCGTCGGCTGCGGCGTGCTCGCAACGCCGGACGGCAAGGGCGGCGCTGCGATTGCCGGCGATCCCGATCATCCCGCCAATTTCGGCCGGCTGTGCTCGAAGGGCTCCGCGCTTGGCGAGACCGTCGGGCTGGAGAGCCGGTTGCTCTACCCGATGATCCGCTGCAAGGGTGTGCTGGAACGCGTCGCCTGGAGCGATGCGCTCGATCACGTCGCCCACCGCATGCAGCACATCGTCGCGCGCGACGGTGCCAATGCGGTCGCGTTCTATCTCTCCGGCCAGTTGCTGACGGAGGATTATTACGTCGCCAACAAGCTGATGAAGGGCTTTGTCGGCACGGCCAATGTCGACACCAATTCGCGGCTCTGCATGTCGTCCTCGGTCGCCGGCCACCGCCGCGCTTTCGGCGCCGACACCGTGCCCGGCTGCTATCAGGATCTCGACCAGGCCGATTTGCTGGTCTTCGTCGGCTCGAATGCCGCCTGGTGCCACCCCGTGCTGTTCCAGCGCATGCTGAAGAACCGGCAGGAGCGCGGCGCGCGCATGATCGTGATCGACCCGCGCCGCACCGACACTGCCGGCGACGTCGATCTGTTCCTCGGCCTCAAGCCCGGCACCGACACCGCATTGTTCGCCGGTCTGTTCGTCCATCTCGCCGACAGCGGCGCGCTCGACCAGGACTATATCGCAGGCAACACGTCGGGCTTCGAGGACGCGCTGGCGCGCGCGCGCAATATCGCCGGCAGCGTCACTGCGACCGCGCTTGCGACCGGACTGACTGAGCAGGACGTTGCCGCCTTCTTCAAGATGTTCCGAGACACCGAGCGCGTCGTCACGCTGTACTCGCAGGGCGTCAACCAGTCGGCGCAGGGCACCGACAAGGTCAACGCGATCCTGAACTGCCACCTCGCCACCGGCCGCATCGGCAAGCCGGGCGCCTCGCCGTTCTCGCTCACCGGCCAGCCCAATGCGATGGGCGGCCGCGAGGTCGGCGGTCTCGCCAACCAGCTCGCCGCCCATATGAATTTTACGCCGCCCGACATCGACCGTGTCAGGCGGTTCTGGAAAGCGCCGCGCATCGCCACGCACGAAGGACTGAAGGCGGTGCAGCTGTTCGAGGCGATCAACCGCGGCGAGGTCAAGGCGCTGTGGGTGATGGGCACCAACCCCGCGGTGTCGCTGCCGGATGCCGACTTCGTCCGCGCGGCGCTGAAGAAGCTGGAGCTGTTCGTGGTCTCCGAGAACGTGCTCTCCAACGACACTGTCGAGGCCGGCCCGCATGTGTTGCTGCCGGCGCTGGCCTGGGGCGAGAAGTCGGGCACGGTGACCAATTCCGAGCGCCGCATCTCGCGCCAGCGCTCCTTCCTGCCGGCGCCGGGCGAGGCGCGGCCGGATTGGTGGATCCTGAGCGAGACCGCAAAACGTCTCGGCTTTGGCGACAGCTTCAATTACAAATCCGCCGCCGACATTTTTCGCGAGCATGCCGCGCTCTCGGCCTTCGAGAACAATGGCAGCCGCGATTTCGACATCGGCGCGCTGACCGCGCTGTCCGACGAAGCCTTCGATGCCTTGAAGCCGGTGCAATGGCCGGCGCGCGAAGGGCAGGCGCCGGGTGAGCGCTTCTTTGCGAGCGGCGGCTTCTTCACCAATGACGGCAAGGGTCGCTTCGTCGCGCCGGAGGTGCCGGCGCTGCGCAGCGAGATCGGGCCATCGCGGCCGCTGCGCCTCAACACCGGACGCATTCGTGACCAGTGGCACACCATGACGCGGACGGGCCTCAGCCAGCAGCTGGGCGCGCACCTGCCCGAGCCGTTCGTCGAGATCCATCCCGATGACGCCAACAAGTACAACATTGCGCATGGCGGCTTTGCCCGCATCACCACCGATTACGGCCAATGCATCCTGAAGGTCGTCGTCAGCGACCGCCAGCAGCGCGGCACGCTGTTCGCGCCGATCCATTGGAGCGCAATGAACGCCTCGCATGGCCGCGTCGGCGCACTGGTCGCGCCGTTCACGGATCCATTCTCCGGCCAGCCGGAGTCGAAGGCGACGCCGGCGGCCATCGCCCCCTATGAATATGTCTTTCGCGGCTTCGCGCTGTCGCGCAAGCAGCTCGATCTGCCACCGAACCTGATGTGGACGCGTGTGACGGTTTCGGGCGGCTTCGGCTATCTCTTCGCAGATAATGCGGATCTGTCGCGCTGGCCGGCCTGGCTCGAGAGCGTCGCAGGCGAGGACGTCGCCGAGTACCGCGACTTCGGCGGGGGCGTTTTCCGCGCGGCTTCGTTTGCCGGAGACCGCATCGAGACCTGCCTGTTTGTCGGCCCCGCGCATGATGCCGGCGATTGGGAGGTGGTGAAGGGCCTGTTCGTGGCCGATCATGTCACCGACGACCAGCGCCGCATGCTGCTGTCCGGCAAGCCCAGCGAAGGCGCCACCTCGACGGGGCCGGTGGTCTGCGCCTGCTTCGGCGTTGGCCGCGGCACCATCTGCGACACCATCGCGGCCGGTGCGCGTACGGCTGCCGAGATCGGCGCAAAGCTCAAGGCCGGCACCAATTGCGGCTCCTGCATCCCCGAGCTGAAGCGGCTGATCGCGACGACCGAGGTGGCTCCGGCTAAGCAGGCGAAGGTCGCGGGCGCGGCGGGGTAG
- a CDS encoding MFS transporter, which yields MKEGNPTWISDWRPEDEAFWNAGGKTIARRNLIWSIVAEHIGFSVWLIWSIVATKLPQAGFHYSTDELFQLVAVPGLIGALMRFPYTFAVTTFGGRNWTIFSAAVLFIPTLSLAYFVGQPETPFWLMLLIASTAGLGGGNFASSMTNISFFFPDRMKGWALGLNAAGGNIGVSSVQLLTPILMTLAVINLFQAAPVGGVYLQNAGLMWVLPIAIAVFGAVFFMNNLTSAKSSIKNQLAIVKRKHTWIMAFIYIGTFGSFIGYSAAFPLLIKTQFPAVTISIAFLGPLVGSLSRPFGGWLADKVGGSIITFWNFIAMAAATIGVLYFVGQKDFTGFLSMFLILFLTTGIGNGSTYRMIPSIFREENLFRVRGKGDAARVLALKTASIESGAAVGFIGAVGAVGGYLIPSSFGKSIAMTGGPQVALAIFLAFYAVCLGLTWWFYLRKSPQAEGAPSLAEARV from the coding sequence ATGAAGGAAGGCAATCCGACGTGGATTTCTGACTGGCGCCCCGAGGACGAGGCGTTCTGGAATGCGGGCGGCAAGACCATCGCCCGGCGTAACCTGATCTGGTCGATCGTCGCCGAGCATATCGGCTTCTCGGTTTGGCTGATCTGGAGCATCGTCGCGACCAAGCTGCCCCAGGCGGGCTTCCACTATTCGACCGACGAGCTGTTCCAGCTCGTGGCCGTCCCCGGCCTGATCGGCGCCTTGATGCGCTTCCCCTACACCTTTGCGGTCACGACCTTCGGCGGCCGCAACTGGACCATTTTCAGCGCCGCCGTGCTGTTCATTCCGACGCTGTCGCTTGCCTACTTCGTCGGTCAGCCCGAGACGCCGTTCTGGCTGATGCTGCTGATCGCGTCGACCGCGGGTCTCGGCGGCGGCAACTTCGCCTCCAGCATGACCAACATCTCGTTCTTCTTCCCCGATCGGATGAAGGGTTGGGCGCTCGGTCTGAACGCCGCCGGCGGCAATATCGGCGTCTCCAGCGTGCAGCTCTTGACGCCGATCCTGATGACGCTCGCCGTCATCAACCTGTTCCAGGCGGCGCCGGTCGGCGGCGTCTATCTCCAGAACGCAGGTCTGATGTGGGTGCTGCCGATCGCGATCGCGGTGTTTGGCGCGGTGTTCTTCATGAACAACCTGACCTCGGCCAAGTCGTCGATCAAGAACCAGCTCGCCATCGTCAAGCGCAAGCACACCTGGATCATGGCCTTCATCTACATCGGAACGTTTGGCTCCTTCATCGGCTACTCCGCCGCGTTTCCGCTGCTGATCAAGACCCAGTTTCCCGCGGTAACGATCTCGATCGCGTTCCTCGGTCCGCTGGTCGGCTCGCTGTCGCGTCCGTTCGGCGGCTGGCTCGCCGACAAGGTCGGCGGCTCGATCATCACGTTCTGGAATTTCATCGCGATGGCGGCAGCCACGATCGGCGTGCTGTACTTTGTCGGCCAGAAGGATTTCACCGGCTTCCTGTCGATGTTCCTGATCCTGTTCCTGACGACGGGCATCGGCAACGGCTCGACCTATCGCATGATCCCTTCGATCTTCCGCGAGGAAAACCTGTTCAGGGTGCGCGGCAAGGGCGATGCGGCGCGCGTGCTGGCGCTGAAGACCGCGAGCATCGAGAGCGGTGCGGCTGTCGGCTTCATCGGAGCGGTCGGTGCCGTCGGCGGCTATTTGATCCCGAGCAGCTTCGGCAAGTCTATCGCGATGACCGGCGGCCCGCAGGTCGCGCTCGCCATCTTCCTCGCGTTCTACGCCGTCTGCCTTGGGCTGACCTGGTGGTTCTACCTGCGCAAGTCGCCGCAGGCTGAAGGCGCGCCAAGCCTCGCCGAAGCGCGCGTGTGA
- a CDS encoding formate/nitrite transporter family protein: MSYLAPSEFVTKMVDAGESKIFMSTRDTVIRAYMAGAILALAAWFAVTINVNTGQPIVGALLFPVGFSMLYLLGFDLLTGVFVLAPLALIDKRPGVTLGGVLRNWGLVFVGNFAGALTVAFMMAFVTTFGFTQDPDKVGAAIGNIGEGRTLGYAAHGAAGMATLFIRGMLCNWMVSTGVVGAMISTTVPGKVIAMWMPILVFFYMVFEHSVVNMFLFPSGLMLHAKFSIMDYFIWNEIPTVLGNLVGGLAFTGLTLYTTHVLTKPKREPAAKAQTRAAA; encoded by the coding sequence ATGTCGTATCTCGCACCTTCGGAATTCGTCACCAAGATGGTGGACGCCGGCGAATCCAAGATCTTCATGTCCACCCGGGATACGGTCATCCGCGCCTACATGGCCGGCGCCATCCTGGCTCTCGCGGCCTGGTTCGCCGTCACCATCAACGTCAACACCGGCCAACCGATCGTCGGCGCGCTGCTGTTTCCGGTCGGATTCTCCATGCTCTATCTGCTGGGCTTCGACCTCCTGACCGGCGTCTTCGTGCTCGCGCCGCTGGCGCTGATCGACAAGCGGCCCGGCGTGACGCTCGGCGGCGTGTTGCGCAACTGGGGCCTCGTCTTCGTCGGCAATTTCGCCGGTGCCCTCACGGTGGCCTTCATGATGGCTTTCGTGACGACGTTCGGCTTCACGCAGGACCCGGATAAGGTCGGCGCGGCGATCGGCAACATCGGCGAGGGCCGTACGCTCGGCTATGCCGCGCATGGCGCCGCCGGCATGGCGACGCTGTTCATCCGCGGCATGCTCTGCAACTGGATGGTCTCGACCGGCGTCGTCGGCGCCATGATCTCCACCACGGTCCCCGGCAAGGTGATCGCGATGTGGATGCCGATCCTGGTGTTCTTCTACATGGTGTTCGAGCACTCCGTGGTGAACATGTTCCTGTTCCCGTCCGGCCTGATGCTGCACGCCAAATTCTCGATCATGGATTATTTCATCTGGAACGAGATCCCGACCGTGCTGGGCAACCTCGTCGGCGGCCTCGCCTTCACCGGCCTGACGCTCTACACCACCCACGTGCTGACGAAGCCGAAGCGCGAGCCGGCTGCGAAGGCACAGACCCGCGCCGCGGCCTGA
- a CDS encoding bifunctional protein-serine/threonine kinase/phosphatase, whose amino-acid sequence MGRGLRISIGQHSDKGRKPVNQDFHGALIPAEPLLSLKGIAVVLADGISSSAVSQVASESAVKSFLTDYYCTSEAWTVKNSARRVLEATNSWLHAETRRSQFAYERDKGYVCTFTAMVVKSAMAHIFHVGDCRVYRIAGKALEQLTEDHRIIVSSEQTYLGRALGINPQIEIDYQALEIGKGDVFLLATDGAYEFVDHRYVMSALVTHADDLDGAAKSIVEEAYRRGSDDNITVQILRIDEVPRSGSSDIFGGTAELPLPPLPEPRALFDGYRIMREAHASSRSHIYLAVDTETEEMVALKIPSIDLRDDPAYLKRFLMEEWIARRIDSPHVLKPRSRSKRRNYLYVATEFIEGQTLRQWMLDNPRPDLETVRGIVDQIASGLRAFHRMEMLHQDLRPDNVLIDRTGTAKIIDFGAVKVAGIVEAAPSPADADILGTVQYTAPEYFLGEGGSPRSDLFSLAVICYQMLTGDLPYGAQIARIRGRSDAWKLRYRPASHDDRAVPVWIDGALRKALHPDPNKRHEDLFEFTYELRNPNPAYLSTRTTPLIERNPLLFWKLTTVILACAVVALLALLHAR is encoded by the coding sequence ATGGGCCGGGGCTTGCGCATTTCGATCGGGCAGCACTCCGACAAGGGGCGCAAGCCGGTCAATCAGGATTTTCACGGCGCGCTCATCCCGGCTGAGCCGCTGTTGAGCCTGAAGGGGATCGCCGTCGTGCTGGCCGACGGCATCTCGAGCAGCGCGGTGAGCCAGGTCGCGAGCGAGTCGGCGGTCAAGAGCTTCCTGACCGACTATTACTGCACCTCCGAAGCCTGGACGGTGAAGAATTCGGCGCGCCGCGTGCTGGAAGCTACCAATTCATGGCTGCATGCGGAGACGCGGCGCAGCCAATTCGCCTATGAGCGCGACAAGGGCTACGTCTGCACCTTCACGGCGATGGTCGTCAAATCGGCCATGGCCCATATCTTTCACGTCGGCGACTGCCGGGTCTACCGCATCGCCGGCAAGGCCCTCGAACAGCTCACCGAAGACCACCGCATCATCGTCTCGTCGGAGCAGACTTATCTTGGTCGCGCGCTCGGCATCAATCCGCAGATCGAGATCGACTACCAGGCACTGGAGATCGGAAAGGGCGACGTCTTCCTGCTGGCGACGGACGGTGCTTACGAGTTCGTCGATCATCGCTACGTCATGAGCGCGCTCGTCACCCATGCCGACGATCTCGACGGCGCGGCCAAATCCATCGTCGAGGAGGCCTACCGGCGCGGCAGCGACGACAACATCACGGTCCAGATCCTGCGCATCGACGAGGTGCCGCGGAGCGGCTCATCCGACATCTTCGGCGGTACGGCCGAGCTGCCATTGCCGCCGCTGCCGGAGCCGCGGGCGTTGTTCGACGGCTACCGCATCATGCGCGAAGCGCACGCCTCTAGCCGCAGCCACATCTATCTCGCCGTCGACACCGAGACCGAGGAGATGGTCGCGCTGAAGATCCCCTCGATCGATCTCCGCGACGATCCCGCCTATCTGAAGCGCTTCCTGATGGAGGAATGGATCGCGCGCCGGATCGACAGCCCGCACGTGCTGAAGCCCCGCTCGCGGTCGAAACGACGCAACTATCTCTACGTCGCGACCGAGTTCATCGAGGGGCAGACGCTGCGGCAATGGATGCTGGACAATCCGCGCCCCGATCTCGAGACGGTACGCGGCATCGTCGACCAGATCGCATCGGGCCTGCGCGCCTTCCACCGCATGGAGATGCTGCATCAGGATTTGCGGCCCGACAACGTCCTGATCGACAGGACCGGCACCGCGAAGATCATCGACTTCGGCGCGGTCAAGGTCGCCGGCATCGTCGAAGCGGCACCGTCTCCGGCTGACGCCGACATCCTCGGTACGGTGCAATACACCGCGCCGGAATATTTCCTCGGCGAAGGCGGCTCGCCGCGCTCCGACCTGTTCTCGCTGGCCGTGATTTGCTACCAGATGCTGACCGGAGATCTGCCGTACGGCGCCCAGATCGCCCGCATCCGGGGACGATCGGACGCGTGGAAGCTGAGGTATCGTCCGGCCAGTCACGATGATCGCGCTGTCCCCGTCTGGATCGACGGCGCCCTGCGCAAGGCGCTGCATCCCGATCCGAACAAGCGCCACGAGGATCTGTTCGAATTCACCTACGAGCTCAGGAACCCCAACCCGGCCTATCTCAGCACGCGGACCACGCCCCTGATCGAGCGCAATCCGCTGCTGTTCTGGAAGCTGACCACAGTGATCCTGGCCTGCGCCGTCGTCGCGCTGCTTGCGCTCTTGCACGCGCGGTAG
- a CDS encoding DUF1236 domain-containing protein encodes MKKLFLLSAAAVMISTGAFAQSTVVTTTGTGHAGTVQIEPEYRTRIKSYVTEHRVRPIATQEKIIVGATIPSDVELEAVPADWGPALTKYRYVYSGERVMLVDPGTRTVVQEID; translated from the coding sequence ATGAAGAAGCTATTTCTGCTTTCCGCCGCCGCGGTGATGATCTCGACTGGCGCGTTCGCGCAATCCACCGTTGTGACCACCACTGGAACTGGTCACGCGGGCACCGTTCAGATCGAGCCGGAATATCGGACCAGGATCAAATCCTACGTCACGGAGCACCGCGTGCGCCCCATCGCGACACAGGAGAAAATCATCGTCGGCGCAACCATTCCAAGCGACGTCGAACTCGAAGCCGTTCCGGCGGACTGGGGTCCCGCCTTGACGAAATATCGCTACGTCTACTCCGGCGAGCGCGTGATGCTGGTGGATCCCGGCACGCGAACCGTCGTTCAGGAAATTGATTAA
- a CDS encoding globin family protein, whose product MTPEQITLVQQSFAKVSPISEAAAVLFYDRLFEVAPSVRAMFPEDMTEQRKKLMAMLAAVVGGLSNLESILPAASALAVRHVAYGAKPEHYPVVGATLLWTLEKGLGEAWTPELATAWTDAYGVLSGYMISEAYGAKSQAAE is encoded by the coding sequence ATGACGCCCGAACAGATCACCCTCGTCCAGCAGAGCTTTGCCAAGGTCTCGCCGATTTCAGAAGCGGCCGCGGTGTTGTTCTACGACCGCCTGTTCGAGGTGGCGCCGTCGGTGCGCGCGATGTTTCCCGAGGACATGACCGAGCAGCGCAAGAAGCTGATGGCCATGCTCGCCGCCGTCGTCGGCGGCCTGTCGAACCTGGAATCGATTCTTCCCGCGGCGTCGGCCCTCGCCGTTCGTCACGTCGCTTATGGCGCCAAGCCGGAGCACTACCCGGTGGTTGGCGCGACCTTGTTGTGGACCCTGGAGAAGGGGCTCGGCGAGGCCTGGACGCCTGAACTCGCCACGGCCTGGACCGACGCCTACGGCGTACTGTCCGGCTACATGATTTCCGAGGCCTACGGCGCAAAGTCGCAGGCCGCCGAATAG
- a CDS encoding NAD(P)/FAD-dependent oxidoreductase, protein MSEPLVIVGNGMAAARLVDELAKTALGRYAVAVIGEEPRLAYNRVLLSSVLAGETGSHEIELRPADWWRHRGVTVRYGYRVTAIDTGRRELKIAGEESMEYSKLVLATGSTPLRLNVPGADLAGVHTFRDTRDVDLLLTLASAKKRVVVVGGGLLGLEAAYGLAKAGAPVTLLHLMDRLMERQLDLPAADLLKTLVERKGIRILLNASTKCIHGDSRVEAVELADGSRIVADAVIFAAGIRPNVALAKDAGIAVNRGVVVNDVMQTASPDIYALGECAEHRGTCYGLVEPAYEQARVLARHLGGRPATYQGSVVSTNLKVSGVSVFSAGDFMGAAGSESLVLSDRRRGTYKKLVIADGCLTGAVLIGDTADALWYLELIRTRERIAAIRADMMFGRALARPKAA, encoded by the coding sequence GTGAGTGAACCGCTCGTCATCGTCGGTAACGGTATGGCGGCGGCGCGTCTGGTCGACGAGCTGGCCAAGACCGCGCTCGGCCGCTATGCGGTCGCTGTGATCGGCGAAGAGCCGCGGCTTGCTTACAATCGCGTGCTGCTTTCCTCCGTGCTGGCCGGCGAGACTGGCTCGCACGAGATCGAACTCCGGCCAGCGGACTGGTGGCGCCATCGCGGCGTCACCGTGCGCTACGGCTATCGCGTCACCGCGATCGACACCGGCCGCCGCGAGCTCAAGATCGCCGGCGAAGAGAGCATGGAATACTCAAAACTCGTGCTCGCGACGGGATCGACGCCGCTGCGGCTCAACGTGCCCGGCGCCGATCTCGCCGGCGTGCACACGTTTCGCGACACGCGCGATGTCGACCTGCTGCTGACGCTGGCGTCGGCCAAGAAGCGCGTCGTCGTGGTCGGCGGCGGTCTGCTCGGCCTTGAGGCGGCCTACGGCTTGGCAAAAGCCGGTGCGCCGGTGACGCTGCTGCATCTGATGGACCGGCTGATGGAGCGTCAGCTCGATCTGCCCGCGGCGGACCTGCTCAAGACGCTGGTCGAGCGCAAGGGCATCCGTATCCTGCTCAATGCCAGCACGAAGTGCATCCATGGCGACAGTCGCGTCGAAGCCGTCGAGCTCGCCGACGGCAGCCGCATCGTGGCGGACGCCGTGATCTTCGCGGCCGGCATCAGGCCCAACGTCGCGCTGGCCAAGGACGCCGGCATCGCCGTCAATCGCGGCGTCGTCGTCAACGACGTGATGCAGACGGCCTCTCCCGACATCTACGCCCTCGGCGAATGCGCCGAGCATCGCGGTACCTGCTATGGCCTGGTCGAGCCGGCCTATGAGCAGGCGCGCGTGCTGGCGCGGCATCTCGGCGGCCGGCCCGCGACCTATCAGGGCAGCGTGGTCTCGACCAATCTGAAAGTGTCGGGCGTCAGCGTGTTCTCCGCCGGCGACTTCATGGGCGCCGCCGGCAGCGAGAGCCTCGTGCTTTCCGACCGCAGGCGCGGCACCTACAAGAAGCTTGTCATCGCCGACGGGTGCCTGACCGGCGCCGTGCTGATCGGCGATACCGCCGACGCGCTCTGGTATCTCGAGTTGATCCGCACCCGCGAGAGGATCGCCGCGATCCGCGCCGACATGATGTTCGGCCGTGCGCTCGCGCGACCCAAGGCGGCATGA
- a CDS encoding serine hydrolase domain-containing protein produces MLAPAPASPESVGMSKAALDRIDAHLRNRYVDAGRFPGSHLLVYRRGKIAHSSMQGFADVERKAPVKDDTIYRIYSMTKPLTSVAFMMLVEEGLVAIDEPVAKYIPEWKDLGVFVAGTSPAFLTRPPSRPMLIVDLLRHTSGLTYGFQQRSNVDAAYRSEKIGEVEKSGTLQTMVESLAKIPLEFSPGEAWNYSVSTDVIGYLVGKISGVPFEQFLKTRILDPLGMTDTDFHVPASKAHRFAACYSADPAGGMTFHAGQRRLGLTLQDDPTASSFLSPPSFISGGGGLCSTVADYLTFCRALLNGGELGGVRLIGPKTLALMTTNHIPGGRSLPEVSRSLFSEATYNGIGFGLGFAVTMRPAETLIAGSPGEYNWGGAATTSFWIDPAEELITIFMTQVLPSSAYPIRRELRSMVYAAITESNL; encoded by the coding sequence ATGCTTGCCCCTGCCCCCGCCTCGCCCGAATCCGTCGGCATGTCCAAAGCCGCGCTCGACCGCATCGATGCGCACTTGAGGAACCGCTACGTCGATGCCGGCCGCTTCCCGGGCTCGCATCTCCTGGTCTATCGGCGCGGCAAGATCGCCCACAGCTCCATGCAGGGCTTCGCCGATGTCGAGCGCAAGGCGCCGGTCAAGGACGACACCATCTACCGCATCTATTCGATGACCAAGCCGCTCACCAGCGTCGCCTTTATGATGCTGGTCGAGGAGGGCTTGGTCGCGATCGACGAGCCCGTCGCCAAATACATTCCGGAATGGAAGGATCTCGGCGTGTTCGTCGCCGGCACCTCGCCGGCCTTTTTGACCCGGCCGCCGAGCCGCCCGATGCTGATCGTCGACCTGTTGCGGCATACGTCCGGACTGACTTATGGCTTCCAGCAGCGTTCTAATGTCGATGCCGCCTATCGTTCCGAGAAGATCGGCGAGGTCGAGAAATCAGGCACGCTCCAGACCATGGTCGAGAGCCTGGCAAAAATCCCGCTGGAGTTCTCGCCCGGCGAGGCCTGGAACTATTCGGTTTCCACCGACGTGATCGGCTATCTCGTCGGCAAGATTTCAGGCGTGCCGTTCGAGCAGTTCCTGAAAACGCGGATTCTCGATCCGCTCGGCATGACCGACACCGATTTCCACGTGCCGGCTTCCAAGGCGCATCGTTTCGCCGCCTGCTACTCCGCGGACCCGGCTGGCGGCATGACCTTCCACGCCGGCCAGCGTCGGCTGGGGCTGACGCTCCAGGACGATCCGACCGCGAGCTCGTTCCTGTCGCCGCCTTCGTTCATCTCCGGCGGCGGCGGGCTGTGCTCGACGGTTGCCGACTATCTGACCTTCTGCCGCGCGCTGCTCAATGGCGGCGAGCTCGGCGGCGTCAGGCTGATCGGGCCGAAGACGCTGGCGCTGATGACGACCAACCACATTCCGGGGGGGCGTTCATTGCCGGAGGTGTCGCGCTCGCTGTTCTCAGAAGCGACCTATAACGGCATCGGCTTCGGCCTCGGCTTTGCCGTAACCATGCGCCCGGCCGAGACGCTGATCGCCGGCAGTCCCGGCGAGTACAATTGGGGCGGCGCAGCCACGACCTCGTTCTGGATCGACCCCGCCGAGGAGCTGATCACGATCTTCATGACCCAGGTGCTGCCGTCGAGCGCGTACCCGATCCGGCGCGAGCTGCGCAGCATGGTCTACGCCGCGATCACCGAGAGCAATCTCTGA
- a CDS encoding intradiol ring-cleavage dioxygenase translates to MTQFNETELTEAVAKSFDQTPNPRAKFLLQELVKSLHDYVSKTGLTFEEWEYAIDFLTRTGQKCTDTRQEFILLSDVLGVSMLVDAVNHRDRDGATQTTVLGPFYVGEHKVTAHGTDISPNNLAGERMFVQSRVTDLKGKPLANVPVDVWHADDDGFYDSQKPNYDEVGASARARFITDSDGRFFFRTILPCSYPIPTDGPVGEMIMQTKRHPMRPAHVHFLVNAKGYEPLITHVFMDGDKYLDSDVVFGVKDDLVAKVEPRNDPAMPDGAKANGQWHLMTYEFHLKPGGGMAPKPLGTKAAEPA, encoded by the coding sequence ATGACCCAGTTCAACGAGACCGAGCTCACCGAAGCCGTCGCCAAAAGCTTCGACCAGACGCCGAACCCGCGGGCCAAATTCCTGCTCCAGGAATTGGTAAAGTCGTTGCACGATTACGTGAGCAAGACCGGTCTCACCTTCGAGGAATGGGAATACGCGATCGACTTCCTGACCCGAACCGGCCAGAAATGCACCGACACCCGCCAGGAATTCATCCTGCTGTCGGACGTGCTCGGCGTCTCCATGCTGGTCGATGCGGTCAACCATCGCGACCGCGATGGCGCCACCCAGACCACCGTGCTCGGTCCGTTCTATGTCGGCGAGCACAAGGTCACGGCTCACGGCACCGATATCTCGCCGAACAACCTCGCAGGTGAGCGGATGTTCGTGCAGAGCCGCGTCACCGATCTCAAGGGCAAGCCGCTCGCGAACGTTCCCGTCGACGTCTGGCACGCCGATGATGACGGCTTCTACGATTCACAGAAGCCGAATTATGACGAGGTCGGCGCCTCGGCGCGCGCGCGCTTCATCACCGACAGCGACGGCCGCTTCTTCTTCCGCACCATTCTGCCGTGCAGTTATCCGATCCCGACCGATGGTCCGGTCGGCGAGATGATCATGCAGACCAAGCGCCATCCGATGCGCCCGGCGCATGTGCACTTCCTGGTCAATGCGAAAGGCTACGAGCCGCTGATCACCCACGTCTTCATGGACGGCGACAAATATCTCGATTCCGACGTGGTGTTCGGAGTCAAGGACGACCTCGTCGCTAAGGTCGAGCCGCGCAACGATCCCGCGATGCCCGACGGCGCCAAGGCGAACGGGCAGTGGCACCTGATGACCTACGAATTCCACCTCAAGCCGGGCGGCGGCATGGCGCCGAAGCCGCTGGGGACGAAGGCGGCCGAGCCGGCGTGA